ATCAGATCTGGAGGAGCAGATCATGAAAGGGGAAGAGGCAAGGTTACAATGGATACTGGGGAAAGACGGAACACTCAATGTTATAGGTGAAACTTTGTTTACGCGGTTCACGGATGAACTGAACAGACAGGTCGCTGCGGCGAAAGTGTTAGGTCCTGATGCAGCAGCTGCAATGGCTGAGCATTCGCAGACCCATAGTGCGAGCTCTTCATATATAGCCGTCAGCAGTCCCGGAGAAGTGGGCACCTCTTATAGTGCTTCACAATATTATGCGGCTTCCATGCTCGCCATGTTCATGCTTTACTCAGGCATGACAACTAGCAACAGTCTGTTTGGTGAGAGAGACAAAAAAACGCTAACTCGCTTACAGGCAGCTCCAATCGGCAATGGGGTCATTTTTGCAGGGAAAATTGCAGGCAACAGCCTGATTGCTTTCTCGCAGGCCATCATCATCGTATTGATGACACATTGGTTATATGGTGTGAACTGGGGCACACATCCCTGGCTGATTGTTCTGATCTGTGTGCTAATTACGCTGGCTTCCATGACTCTCGGTGTGATCGTTGCCCTACTTTTCAAGAATGCCGCATCCGCAAGCGCCGCTCTTCAAGGCATCATTATTGCCATGACGTTTATTAGCGGTGGATTTACACCCATTGCCGTTGGTTTTGTACAGCGAATAAGCGAATTTACGGTGAATCACTGGGCTCTGCAAAGTTTTCTGCGAATGATGCTGAACGCTCCCGTAAGTGAGATTATGTATAGCATCATGATGCTTGGTGCGGTATGTACGGTAATGGTGGCGGCAGCGGGACTGATCTATAGAAAGGCGGGATATCGGTATGAATAGCCTCAATATTGCCTTGCTGATGATCAGGCGCACGATATTGCGCAAACGCGGCTTTATCACGTTTTTTCTTCTTCCTTGCCTTGTCGTCACAGGAACAATTGCGCTGTTTGGGAGCGAGGAGGGAACGCGTGCGGTCATTCCTTATGTAAACGAGGATCAGGGTCCAGCAGGAGCATGGATCTTGAATGAGCTTGGCCGCAAAGAGGAATATCTGCTCAAACCCATGAAAACCGTTGTGGAAGTTAATGAAGCCATCGCGCAGCAAACGGGGAGTTCAGGACTCGTTATCCCGACGCATTACACGGACGATCTACTGCAAGACAAACAGCCTGAAGTCCAACTGGTAGAACTTCGTGTCAGAGAAAGCTCTTATACGCTGAGAGCTGCGGTTGAAGGTTTGGCGGCGGGATTGAATCAATCTGCTTCGGCAGTACTGGCAGCAACAGATGCGGCATCGGGTGAGATTCCTGATCCAGCTCTGGCAGAAGCAAAATTGAAAGAGTTGTTACTTGAACTTGGCAAACATCAAATTTCGGGTGAAGCAACGGAGCTTCAGATGTATCCCAAACCGGGTCTGAACAATGTCACAGGTTTTACGATCATGTTCATGATGGGGCTGCTGACCAGTACAGTTGCTGTTATTATGGAAGACCGCAGGCAGCGGACGATGGCAAGAGTCTACACGGCGCCAGTCCGGGCTTATGAAATTGCACTGGGCAATTTTTTGGGGAGTTTTGCAATCGGTTTGATCCAAATTGTTTGGTGCTGGGGATTAGCAGATGGGTGCTTCATTATGATGCGGGGATCCCATTTGGCATTCACCTTCTCATTCTGGCCGCATTTATGCTGGTCTCCATGGGGATTGCAAGTACGGTTGCCGGCTTGATTCGTGAATCGAAAAATGCAACCATGCTGAATTCACTGATTATTACACCGACGTGTATGATTGGCGGCTGCTTCTGGCCGCTGTCGATCATGCCGGATTATATGCAAAAACTCGCCAATTTTGTTCCGCAGAAATGGGCGATTCAAGCGGTGGAAACGATCTCTGCAGGTGGTACGCTGTCGGATATTACACTGCCGCTGCTGATATTATTTGGCATGGCAGCCATTTTGCTGACGGTGGGTTCTGCGATTCTTCGTCCCAGCCAGCCGGGGGTGAATGCATAACTTACAGGAGTAACGCTTAATAAATGAGCCGGATGCACAATTATGCATCCGGCTTTTTGAGCTGCCATAAGGCATGGAGCGTGCCGATTTCTGTTTCGTGTAATTGCTGGGGAAGAATCAGTGAAGTTATACCTATGTCCTGGTGCTACTCATATGTGATAAATTGATCGTTAGAACTATAGAAAGATTGAGATTTCAAAGATTGGCCTAACATGCCATCACATAACAACAAGGCATGTGGATTTATTCTATGCATGATTAGATTGTAATTAGAAAGAAGGTATACGTTAATGACAATTATTGGTATTGATTTGGGGACAACGAACAGCCTTGTATCTTGCTGGATGAATGGAGAATCGGTTATTATTCCGAATGCCCTGGGTAATCGTTTGACGCCTTCAGTTGTCAGCGTGGATGACAATGGAGAGGTACTGGTAGGAGAAGTGGCCAAGGAGCGAATGATCACGCATCCTGAGCGTACAGCATCCGTTTTCAAAAGATACATGGGTACTGGAAGAACCTTTAGTTTGGGTACATATCGATTTTTACCGGAGGAACTTTCGGCGTTTGTTTTGAAATCACTCAAAGCGGATGCAGAAGCTTTTCTGGGAGAAGTAGTGACAGAAGCTGTCATCAGCGTGCCAGCATATTTCAATGATGCTCAACGAAAGGCAACTCAGCGTGCAGGTGAGCTTGCCGGCATTAAGGTGGAACGCCTTCTT
Above is a window of Paenibacillus sp. E222 DNA encoding:
- a CDS encoding ABC transporter permease, with product MNSLNIALLMIRRTILRKRGFITFFLLPCLVVTGTIALFGSEEGTRAVIPYVNEDQGPAGAWILNELGRKEEYLLKPMKTVVEVNEAIAQQTGSSGLVIPTHYTDDLLQDKQPEVQLVELRVRESSYTLRAAVEGLAAGLNQSASAVLAATDAASGEIPDPALAEAKLKELLLELGKHQISGEATELQMYPKPGLNNVTGFTIMFMMGLLTSTVAVIMEDRRQRTMARVYTAPVRAYEIALGNFLGSFAIGLIQIVWCWGLADGCFIMMRGSHLAFTFSFWPHLCWSPWGLQVRLPA
- a CDS encoding ABC transporter permease, with protein sequence MLHYDAGIPFGIHLLILAAFMLVSMGIASTVAGLIRESKNATMLNSLIITPTCMIGGCFWPLSIMPDYMQKLANFVPQKWAIQAVETISAGGTLSDITLPLLILFGMAAILLTVGSAILRPSQPGVNA
- a CDS encoding ABC transporter permease, with translation MNIWHICIFELRRILKIRSVLLNLFILPLLLIFILGTALSSTMGTAKEAIPDPVRVGIIQTEENSGSGAISKALNAFVTSPAVADMMKVQSIPTEEEAVSAMRGGDLDFAVIVPSDLEEQIMKGEEARLQWILGKDGTLNVIGETLFTRFTDELNRQVAAAKVLGPDAAAAMAEHSQTHSASSSYIAVSSPGEVGTSYSASQYYAASMLAMFMLYSGMTTSNSLFGERDKKTLTRLQAAPIGNGVIFAGKIAGNSLIAFSQAIIIVLMTHWLYGVNWGTHPWLIVLICVLITLASMTLGVIVALLFKNAASASAALQGIIIAMTFISGGFTPIAVGFVQRISEFTVNHWALQSFLRMMLNAPVSEIMYSIMMLGAVCTVMVAAAGLIYRKAGYRYE